From Zingiber officinale cultivar Zhangliang chromosome 5B, Zo_v1.1, whole genome shotgun sequence, the proteins below share one genomic window:
- the LOC121986796 gene encoding uncharacterized protein LOC121986796: MDVYQSPGTEADDCEELAIVKTYEKGMLRGRKATERGKSYGSITGTQEERPKSSKTGTVGRRLKGERSPEKRREGSSEKVDRAEVERWSPGALEDEVCERGGATVTQQIASASDKFPESVILEITKMVSINLFRTLSSPPRQNMILEKVDADEEEPKMDPAWPHFQIIYEFFLRSVASLMFSISLILKIQKRGST; encoded by the exons ATGGATGTGTACCAGAGTCCAGGGACAGAAGCAGACGACTGTGAAGAACTTGCCATCGTAAAAACATACGAAAAGGGGATGTTGAGGGGAAGAAAGGCGACTGAAAGAGGAAAAAGTTACGGGAGTATCACTGGAACCCAAGAAGAAAGGCCAAAAAGCTCAAAGACAGGCACGGTTGGAAGAAGGCTTAAGGGGgagaggtcgccggagaagaggCGTGAAGGATCGTCGGAGAAAGTGGATCGCGCAGAAGTAGAAAGATGGTCGCCGGGAGCACTCGAAGACGAAGTGTGCGAAAGAGGCGGCGCAACAG TGACCCAACAAATAGCTTCTGCAAGCGACAAGTTTCCAGAAAGTGTGATCCTTGAGATTACAAAAATGGTGTCCATCAACTTGTTCAGGACCTTATCTTCTCCGCCACGACAGAACATGATTCTTGAAAAAGTTGATGCAGATGAGGAAGAACCTAAGATGGACCCGGCATGGCCACACTTTCAGATCATCTATGAGTTCTTTCTACGGTCTGTTGCTTCTCTTATGTTCTCGATCTCTTTGATTCTGAAGATTCAAAAGAGAGGGAGTACCTGA